The proteins below come from a single Xenopus tropicalis strain Nigerian chromosome 9, UCB_Xtro_10.0, whole genome shotgun sequence genomic window:
- the LOC101733844 gene encoding oocyte zinc finger protein XlCOF7.1-like has protein sequence MGMWEEASDPVMGKKDKNEERKERILNLTLEIIYLLTGEGYVIPKKKSPTVGLGALHAPGSVIQKENDKKILELISNIIQLLTGEVAIRCEDVSIYFSLEEWEYIKENKALYREGIKEEEEPQQLRPLAACEYKDGSDVTAHTEATLCCNNDGNLTNPDVSPAEQPPPANGIKEEAASCEGGNQSDCSINPLTEQIQGTDTPTPIMGCSLNILEMKGNNYDKNSHQSPHKSEITKNILCGEYSCNESHKRLSYQSNLNRHQRTHTGEKSFSCSECGKCFSDQSHLKTHYRTHTGEKPFSCSVCGKCFYCQSNLIRHKRTHTGEKPFSCVECGKCFIKQSDLDYHKRTHTREKPLSCSECGKSFSCRSSLNRHQRTHTGEKPFSCSECGKSFSQQYDLKIHSRTHALAKLFSCSECGKCFSKRSEFDCHKYIHTVKKPLNILSQ, from the exons atgggaatgtgggaggaagcgagtgacccagtgatggggaagaaggataaaaatgaggagcggaaggagagaatcctgaatctcacactggagattatctatctgctgactggagag ggctacgtcatccctaagaagaagagcccaactgtgggtttgggggccctgcatgcccctggctccgtcatacagaaggaaaatgacaagaagatcctggaactcatctccaacatcatccagctgctgactggagag gttgccataaggtgtgaggatgtttccatctatttttccttggaggagtgggagtatataaaagaaaacaaggccctttacagggaagggataaaggaggaggaggagccccagcagctccgcccactgg cagcctgtgaatataaagatgggagcgatgttacagcacatacggaagcaactttatgttgtaataatgatgggaatctcacaaaccctgatgtttctccagcggaacagcccccaccagccaatgggattaaagaggaggcggcttcatgtgaagggggaaaccaatcagattgcagcattaatccccttacagaacagatacagggaacagacacacctactcctatcatggggtgtaGCCTGAACATCTTAGAAATGAAGGGTAATAATTATGATAAAAATTCCCACCAATCTCCACATAAatctgaaataacaaaaaatatattatgcGGGGAATACAGCTGCAATGAGAGTCATAAACGTC tttcctaTCAATCTAACCTTAATcggcatcaaaggactcacacaggggagaaatcATTTTCATGTtccgagtgtgggaaatgtttttcagaccaatcccaccttaaaactcattatagaacccacacaggggagaaaccattttcatgttctgtatgtgggaaatgtttttactGTCAATCTAACCTTATTCGGCAtaaaaggactcacacaggggagaaaccattttcttgtgttgaatgtgggaaatgttttataaaGCAATCTGACCTTGATTATCATAAAAGGACTCACACAAGGGAGAAACCATtatcatgttctgaatgtgggaaatcttTTTCCTGTCGATCTAGCCTTAATcggcatcaaaggactcacacaggggagaaaccattttcatgttctgagtgtgggaaatctTTTTCACAGCAATATGACCTGAAAATTCATTCTAGAACCCACGCATTGGCAAAacttttttcttgttctgaatgtgggaaatgtttttcaaagcgaTCTGAGTTTGATTGTCATAAATATATTCATACAGTGAAGAAACCATTAAACATACTTTCACAATGA